The Halobacterium sp. CBA1132 genome has a segment encoding these proteins:
- a CDS encoding DUF3488 and DUF4129 domain-containing transglutaminase family protein, whose translation MSTARVRAAVGGEWTVSWRNAATGGSVAVVVAAYLSVLYSVVTVVGDPTLFVAVVVGAVALAGVLRALPSAYAVGLAAAILVGGLALYLSTVPPAYLDALSPLRVVEDAVALLTGYSVLRMPAAGAWATAVAPAPTFLAAYLALRGQHARATGVAAATLGFFVLTGDSTTTTTLVGVLGSAGALGFGTLAEHAASARQTQVVTVVLAVMIVGSATVTAVPGGQSPLVPASSSNPSASSLVSADSYVGVGGSLDLDPRVQFVVEADSSSYYRAGVYDRYTGEGWVRTADVGSAPLPAPTGERVRQRVTAERTLDVLPSAAVPQSVRGIDAEVSEGGLLVDGPTLREGDSYVVESRRPVNDSAVLTRETGEVPDSVASTYRQLPDSTDDRVVDLAASLTAGADSNYERAVAVEGWLEVNKNYSLDAPKPDGDLVTAFVLGETPGYCTYFASAMTVMLRSQGVPARFVTGFTPGQQVADDEWVVRGLDSHAWVEVYVPDRGWVRFDPTPSAERTSVEQERVEAARDDGTEGVDAAGSENGTWTPSDDTTTTTTTATDETVVSGESDAPTEQSAYGVGNLEGGADPANVTAPTGPDTAPGGGSGPTLPPASKLVVWGVLAAGVVATARYTGATERAYRAVWLRWLPRGDPRAEVEGAFERVEYVLERRYREREPGETVRRFVADVATDERARRVAALRERARYAGRVDAEDAAEARRLARSLAAENSRLPAPRR comes from the coding sequence GTGAGCACCGCGCGCGTCCGGGCCGCTGTGGGCGGCGAGTGGACTGTCTCGTGGCGGAACGCGGCGACAGGTGGCTCCGTCGCCGTCGTCGTCGCGGCGTACCTCTCGGTCCTGTACAGCGTCGTCACCGTGGTCGGCGACCCGACGCTGTTCGTCGCGGTGGTGGTCGGCGCAGTCGCGCTGGCCGGCGTGCTCCGGGCGCTCCCGAGCGCGTACGCGGTCGGTCTCGCGGCCGCGATACTCGTGGGTGGACTGGCGCTGTACCTGTCGACGGTCCCACCGGCGTACCTCGACGCGCTGTCGCCGCTGCGCGTCGTCGAAGACGCGGTCGCGTTGCTGACCGGGTACTCGGTGTTGCGGATGCCCGCCGCGGGCGCGTGGGCGACCGCAGTCGCACCAGCGCCGACGTTCCTCGCAGCGTACCTCGCGCTCCGGGGCCAGCACGCGCGAGCGACCGGGGTCGCGGCCGCCACGCTCGGATTCTTCGTGTTGACCGGAGACAGCACAACGACCACGACGCTCGTCGGGGTGCTCGGCTCGGCGGGCGCGCTCGGGTTCGGAACGCTCGCCGAGCACGCCGCGAGCGCGCGACAGACGCAGGTGGTGACGGTCGTGCTCGCGGTGATGATAGTCGGGTCCGCGACGGTGACCGCGGTGCCGGGCGGCCAGTCGCCGCTCGTCCCGGCGTCGTCGTCGAATCCGAGCGCGAGCAGCCTCGTGAGCGCGGACAGCTACGTCGGCGTCGGCGGCAGCCTCGACCTCGACCCGCGCGTGCAGTTCGTCGTCGAAGCCGACAGTTCGTCCTACTACCGGGCGGGCGTCTACGACCGGTACACTGGCGAGGGGTGGGTGCGGACCGCAGATGTCGGTTCGGCGCCGCTCCCGGCGCCGACCGGGGAGCGCGTCCGCCAGCGCGTCACCGCCGAGCGAACGCTCGACGTGCTGCCGTCCGCTGCCGTCCCGCAGTCGGTGCGCGGCATCGACGCCGAGGTGAGCGAGGGCGGCCTCCTCGTAGACGGGCCGACGCTTCGAGAAGGCGACAGCTACGTGGTCGAGAGCCGGCGGCCGGTCAACGACTCCGCCGTCCTCACGCGCGAGACCGGAGAAGTGCCCGATAGCGTGGCGTCGACGTACCGCCAGTTGCCGGACAGCACGGACGACCGCGTGGTCGACCTCGCGGCGTCGCTGACCGCTGGCGCGGACTCGAACTACGAGCGAGCGGTCGCCGTCGAAGGCTGGCTGGAAGTGAACAAGAACTACTCGCTGGACGCCCCCAAGCCCGACGGTGACCTCGTGACGGCGTTCGTGCTCGGGGAGACGCCGGGCTACTGCACGTACTTCGCGAGCGCGATGACGGTCATGCTGCGCTCGCAAGGCGTGCCCGCGCGGTTCGTCACGGGCTTCACGCCCGGCCAGCAGGTCGCCGACGATGAGTGGGTGGTGCGGGGGCTGGACTCGCACGCGTGGGTGGAAGTGTACGTGCCGGACCGCGGGTGGGTGCGCTTCGATCCGACACCGAGCGCCGAGCGCACGAGCGTCGAGCAAGAGCGCGTGGAGGCGGCTCGCGACGACGGGACCGAGGGCGTCGACGCAGCGGGCAGCGAGAACGGCACGTGGACGCCGTCGGACGACACGACTACGACGACCACGACGGCGACCGACGAGACGGTCGTGAGCGGCGAGTCGGACGCACCGACGGAGCAGTCGGCGTACGGCGTCGGGAACCTCGAAGGCGGTGCGGACCCCGCGAATGTGACCGCACCGACCGGCCCGGACACGGCACCGGGCGGCGGTAGCGGCCCGACGCTCCCGCCCGCGTCGAAGCTCGTGGTCTGGGGCGTGCTCGCCGCCGGCGTCGTCGCTACGGCGCGATACACCGGGGCAACCGAGCGCGCGTACCGGGCCGTGTGGCTGCGTTGGCTGCCGCGCGGCGACCCGCGCGCGGAAGTCGAGGGCGCCTTCGAGCGCGTGGAGTACGTCCTCGAACGCCGGTACCGCGAGCGCGAACCCGGGGAGACGGTCCGGCGCTTCGTCGCGGACGTGGCGACCGACGAGCGCGCCCGCCGGGTCGCAGCCCTCCGGGAGCGAGCGCGGTACGCCGGTCGCGTCGACGCCGAGGACGCCGCCGAGGCGAGACGGCTCGCGCGGTCGCTGGCCGCCGAAAACAGCCGCCTGCCCGCCCCTCGGCGATAG
- a CDS encoding DUF58 domain-containing protein, with the protein MASTKLTRRGKAVLAVAVVGAALGYAFGGRSLNAVVVPAAALLAVTRLYVHSFSEPTVERTAPSEGYQGDRRTVELVVDAARPYPATIRDRLSDGLRGDSERNSETDGRTLTYDIELAERGVDSVGPCSVRATDPFGLWTVGFVAGTQERVTVFPRVHALRDTAALLSGYVGVTDDREQFAGVREYERGDPLRDVNWKASAKRPNEFAVTEYAGEGATDRVVVAAEAIGPRADSVAEAAASVAVHLLDAGVAVGVATASGSVEPAHGDPHRRRLLGALAAFERGRLPTHLREDADVVVRAPESGEHVVVTVGGTDYRYAEFVGSGAGPERADRREQPVGGEVSA; encoded by the coding sequence ATGGCGTCGACGAAGCTCACGCGCCGCGGGAAGGCGGTGCTCGCGGTCGCCGTGGTCGGCGCGGCGCTCGGGTACGCGTTCGGCGGCCGCAGCCTGAACGCCGTCGTCGTGCCGGCCGCCGCGCTCCTCGCGGTGACGCGGCTGTACGTCCACTCGTTCTCGGAGCCGACCGTCGAGCGAACCGCACCCAGCGAGGGCTACCAGGGCGACCGGCGGACCGTCGAACTGGTCGTGGACGCGGCGCGGCCGTACCCGGCGACGATACGCGACCGACTCTCGGACGGTCTGCGAGGCGACAGCGAGCGGAATTCGGAGACCGACGGCCGCACACTGACCTACGACATCGAACTAGCCGAGCGCGGCGTGGACTCCGTCGGGCCGTGTTCGGTGCGCGCGACCGACCCGTTCGGGCTGTGGACCGTCGGCTTCGTCGCGGGCACGCAGGAGCGAGTGACCGTGTTCCCGCGCGTTCACGCGCTCCGGGACACGGCGGCGCTGCTGTCGGGGTACGTGGGCGTGACCGACGACCGAGAGCAGTTCGCGGGCGTCCGCGAGTACGAGCGCGGCGACCCGCTGCGGGACGTCAACTGGAAGGCGTCCGCGAAGCGACCGAACGAGTTCGCGGTCACCGAGTACGCCGGCGAGGGCGCGACCGACCGCGTAGTGGTCGCAGCCGAAGCAATCGGGCCGCGCGCGGACTCCGTCGCGGAGGCCGCCGCGAGCGTGGCCGTTCACCTCCTCGACGCGGGCGTCGCCGTCGGCGTGGCGACCGCCTCAGGGAGCGTCGAACCCGCGCACGGCGACCCGCACCGACGGCGGTTGCTCGGCGCGCTCGCGGCGTTCGAGCGCGGGCGGCTCCCAACTCACCTGCGCGAGGACGCCGACGTGGTCGTGCGAGCGCCGGAGAGCGGCGAACACGTCGTGGTCACCGTCGGCGGGACGGACTACCGGTACGCGGAGTTCGTCGGTAGCGGCGCCGGACCGGAGCGCGCGGATCGCCGGGAGCAGCCAGTGGGCGGGGAGGTGTCGGCGTGA